A genome region from Polyodon spathula isolate WHYD16114869_AA chromosome 19, ASM1765450v1, whole genome shotgun sequence includes the following:
- the LOC121294486 gene encoding beta-1,3-galactosyl-O-glycosyl-glycoprotein beta-1,6-N-acetylglucosaminyltransferase 3-like produces MYSIGLIHYNMKFHRIAPSCTKWITKAFFSKSYLFILVFLFMVLLLQSGRQSCKPADISKRSVHLLSGKNQDFLSNCSRIIKGDVEAIEQALLSQLLIANKKKPLTENDYLDMTVDCPAFVKNRRFLTFPLSQEERDFPIAYSLVVHEKIEMFERLLRAIYNPQNVYCVHVDKKSPENFTKAVRAIVSCLPNVFVATKLEKVVYASWSRVQADLNCMKDLLAGGVQWRYLLNTCGTDFPIKTNAEIVRSLKVLNGKNSLESETSSEHKKTRWMYHYEVTDSIGRTDTKKSPPPISSPMFSGNAYFVVSREFVEYLFENPEAQKLIEWEKDTYSPDEHLWATLQRMPGVPGSNPPNEKFQASDMNSIARLVKWSYLEGDVSKGAPYPRCTGIHRNSVCIYGSGDLQWMLRQHHLFANKFDPAVDDIAIQCLEEHLRYKAIYGEEF; encoded by the coding sequence atgtacagtattggaTTGATTCATTATAATATGAAATTTCATAGAATAGCACCGTCTTGTACAAAATGGATCACTAAAGCATTTTTTAGTAAGTCTTATTTATTCATATTGGTCTTTTTATTCATGGTCCTGCTGCTGCAATCTGGGAGGCAGTCCTGCAAGCCCGCTGACATCTCAAAGAGATCAGTTCATCTACTCAGTGGAAAGAATCAGGATTTTCTCAGTAACTGCTCCCGAATCATCAAAGGGGACGTGGAAGCCATCGAGCAGGCACTCTTGAGTCAATTACTTATTGCAAATAAGAAAAAGCCTTTAACTGAGAATGACTATTTGGACATGACTGTGGATTGTCCTGCCTTTGTAAAAAACAGAAGATTCCTTACCTTCCCACTCAGCCAGGAGGAAAGAGACTTCCCAATCGCCTACTCCCTTGTGGTGCATGAGAAAATCGAGATGTTTGAAAGGCTTCTGAGGGCCATTTACAATCCCCAGAATGTTTACTGTGTCCATGTAGACAAGAAGTCTCCAGAGAACTTCACCAAGGCTGTGAGAGCCATCGTGTCCTGCTTGCCAAATGTCTTTGTGGCCACTAAGCTGGAGAAAGTGGTCTATGCTTCTTGGTCACGGGTGCAGGCTGATCTGAACTGTATGAAGGATCTTCTTGCAGGAGGTGTCCAATGGAGGTATCTTCTGAACACCTGCGGGACTGACTTTCCAATCAAGACCAATGCTGAGATAGTCCGATCCCTCAAAGTGCTGAACGGCAAGAACAGCTTAGAGTCTGAAACTAGCTCAGAGCATAAGAAAACCCGTTGGATGTACCATTACGAGGTCACGGATTCCATAGGCAGGACTGATACAAAGAAGAGCCCACCTCCTATTAGCTCCCCAATGTTCTCAGGCAATGCTTACTTTGTTGTCTCCAGGGAGTTTGTGGAGTACCTGTTTGAAAACCCTGAAGCACAGAAACTTATTGAATGGGAAAAGGACACCTACAGCCCTGATGAGCATCTCTGGGCCACTCTCCAAAGAATGCCTGGGGTACCGGGCTCCAACCCACCAAATGAAAAATTCCAAGCCTCAGATATGAACTCCATTGCCCGGCTAGTGAAATGGTCATACTTGGAAGGGGATGTCAGTAAAGGGGCTCCCTATCCACGCTGTACTGGGATTCATCGAAATTCAGTTTGCATCTATGGCTCTGGGGATCTTCAGTGGATGCTCAGACAACATCATCTCTTTGCCAATAAATTTGACCCTGCAGTGGATGACATTGCAATCCAGTGTCTTGAAGAGCATCTCAGATACAAGGCTATTTATGGAGAAGAGTTCTAG